One Delphinus delphis chromosome 3, mDelDel1.2, whole genome shotgun sequence genomic region harbors:
- the LOC132422536 gene encoding neutrophil elastase isoform X2: protein MIQSCRPSSPALAAVLLAVLLGGPALASEIVGGRPARPHAWPFMASLQRRGRHFCGGTLIARNFVLSAAHCLNGKNHRSVRVVLGAHNLRRQERTRQTFRVQRVFKNGFNPLRLENDIAVLQLSRMATINTNVQVAQLPAQDQGVGEGVQCVAMGWGQLDTNRPPPPVLQQLNVTVVTALCRPSNVCTLVPGRHAGICFGDSGGPLVCNRLVHGIDSFIRGGCGSGTFPDAFASVAKFADWINSIIRRYGGDDDGPSLHPRDAAGRTC, encoded by the exons ATGATCCAAAGCTGCAgaccctccagccctgccctggccgCTGTCCTGTTGGCCGTGCTGCTGGGCG GCCCCGCGCTGGCCTCGGAGATCGTGGGGGGCCGGCCGGCCAGGCCGCACGCGTGGCCCTTCATGGCGTCCCTGCAGAGGCGCGGACGCCACTTCTGCGGCGGCACCCTGATCGCGCGGAACTTCGTGCTGTCGGCCGCGCACTGTCTGAACGGCAA GAACCACCGGTCGGTGCGCGTGGTGCTGGGGGCACATAACCTGCGTCGGCAAGAGCGGACCCGGCAGACGTTCAGGGTCCAGCGGGTCTTTAAAAACGGCTTCAACCCCTTGCGCCTGGAGAACGACATCGCGGTTCTCCAG CTCAGTAGGATGGCCACCATCAACACCAATGTGCAGGTGGCCCAGCTGCCCGCCCAGGACCAAGGCGTGGGAGAAGGGGTGCAGTGTGTGGCCATGGGCTGGGGCCAGCTGGACACGAACCGGCCACCGCCCCCAGTCCTGCAGCAGCTCAACGTGACCGTGGTGACAGCCCTCTGCCGCCCCTCCAACGTGTGCACCCTGGTGCCAGGCCGGCATGCCGGCATCTGCTTT GGGGACTCCGGCGGGCCCCTGGTCTGCAACAGGCTGGTCCATGGGATCGATTCCTTCATCCGAGGGGGCTGCGGCTCCGGGACCTTCCCAGACGCCTTTGCCTCCGTCGCCAAGTTTGCAGACTGGATCAACTCCATCATCCGCCGCTACGGTGGTGACGATGacggcccctccctccaccctagGGACGCTGCGGGCAGGACCTGCTAG
- the CFD gene encoding complement factor D, with the protein MADRSLHLAALILLGATVCAAQPRGRILGGREAMSHSRPYMASVQVNGKHVCGGFLVAEQWVMSAAHCLEDVADGKVQVLLGAHSLSQPEPSKRLYDVLRAVPHPDSRPDTIDHDLLLLQLSEKAVLGPYVQPLPWQRKDRDVAAGTLCDVAGWGVVNHAGRRPDRLQHLLLPVLDRATCNLRKYHDGTITNSMMCAESRHRDSCKGDSGGPLVCGGVAEGVVTSGSRVCGNPKKPGIYTRVASYVAWIDGVMAEGSAA; encoded by the exons ATGGCGGACCGCTCCCTGCACCTGGCGGCTCTGATCCTCCTCGGGGCGACCGTGTGTG CGGCTCAGCCCCGCGGCAGGATCCTGGGCGGCCGAGAGGCCATGTCCCACTCGCGGCCCTACATGGCATCCGTGCAAGTGAACGGCAAGCACGTGTGCGGAGGCTTCCTGGTGGCCGAGCAGTGGGTAATGAGCGCAGCGCACTGCCTGGAGGATGT GGCCGACGGGAAGGTGCAGGTGCTCCTGGGCGCGCACTCCCTGTCACAGCCGGAGCCCTCCAAGCGCCTGTACGACGTGCTACGCGCAGTGCCCCACCCAGACAGCCGGCCGGACACCATCGACCACGACCTCCTCCTGCTGCAG CTCTCTGAGAAGGCTGTGCTGGGCCCCTACGTgcagcccctgccctggcagCGCAAGGACCGCGACGTGGCGGCCGGCACGCTCTGCGACGTGGCCGGCTGGGGCGTGGTTAACCACGCTGGCCGGCGGCCAGACCGCCTGCAGCACCTACTCCTGCCGGTGCTCGACCGCGCCACCTGCAACCTGCGCAAGTACCATGACGGCACCATCACCAACAGCATGATGTGCGCGGAGAGCAGACACCGGGACAGCTGCAAG GGTGACTCTGGAGGCCCGCTGGTGTGCGGCGGCGTGGCCGAGGGCGTGGTCACCTCGGGCTCACGTGTTTGTGGCAACCCCAAGAAGCCCGGCATCTACACGCGCGTGGCGAGCTACGTGGCCTGGATCGACGGAGTGATGGCTGAGGGCTCAGCTGCCTGA
- the PRTN3 gene encoding LOW QUALITY PROTEIN: myeloblastin (The sequence of the model RefSeq protein was modified relative to this genomic sequence to represent the inferred CDS: inserted 2 bases in 1 codon), with protein MASLELFPSNHFCGGTLIHPRFVLTAAHCLNNVEAHSLQTSEPTEQRFSISRLFENNYDPQEKPNDVLLLQLDRPATLNPQVAVAQLPQQNQLLPHGTQCLAVGWGRLGTXEPLPQVLQELNVTVVTFLCRPQNVCTFVPRRSAGICFGDSGGPLICEGVIQGMDSFVIQGCATRQYPDFFARVSLYVDWIRSVLSNAGGEDGP; from the exons ATGGCGTCGCTGGAGCTGTTCCCCAGCAACCACTTCTGCGGGGGGACCTTGATCCACCCGCGCTTCGTGCTGACCGCAGCCCACTGCCTGAACAACGT CGAGGCGCACAGCCTGCAGACCTCCGAGCCCACCGAGCAGAGGTTCAGCATCAGCCGCCTGTTTGAGAACAACTACGACCCACAGGAGAAGCCGAATGACGTCCTCCTCCTGCAG CTGGACCGCCCGGCCACCCTCAACCCCCAGGTTGCGGTGGCCCAGCTCCCCCAGCAGAACCAGCTGCTGCCCCACGGCACCCAGTGCCTGGCCGTGGGCTGGGGCCGCCTGGGCAC TGAGCCGCTGCCCCAGGTCCTGCAGGAGCTCAACGTCACCGTGGTCACTTTCCTGTGCCGGCCACAGAACGTGTGCACCTTTGTGCCCCGGCGCAGCGCTGGCATCTGTTTT GGAGACTCGGGCGGCCCCTTGATCTGCGAAGGTGTCATCCAGGGCATGGACTCCTTTGTGATCCAGGGATGCGCCACCCGCCAGTACCCGGACTTCTTTGCTCGCGTCTCCCTCTACGTAGACTGGATCCGCTCAGTGCTGAGCAACGCGGGGGGCGAGGACGGcccctga
- the LOC132422536 gene encoding neutrophil elastase isoform X1 → MIQSCRPSSPALAAVLLAVLLGGERGPGPALASEIVGGRPARPHAWPFMASLQRRGRHFCGGTLIARNFVLSAAHCLNGKNHRSVRVVLGAHNLRRQERTRQTFRVQRVFKNGFNPLRLENDIAVLQLSRMATINTNVQVAQLPAQDQGVGEGVQCVAMGWGQLDTNRPPPPVLQQLNVTVVTALCRPSNVCTLVPGRHAGICFGDSGGPLVCNRLVHGIDSFIRGGCGSGTFPDAFASVAKFADWINSIIRRYGGDDDGPSLHPRDAAGRTC, encoded by the exons ATGATCCAAAGCTGCAgaccctccagccctgccctggccgCTGTCCTGTTGGCCGTGCTGCTGGGCGGTGAGCGGGGCCCGG GCCCCGCGCTGGCCTCGGAGATCGTGGGGGGCCGGCCGGCCAGGCCGCACGCGTGGCCCTTCATGGCGTCCCTGCAGAGGCGCGGACGCCACTTCTGCGGCGGCACCCTGATCGCGCGGAACTTCGTGCTGTCGGCCGCGCACTGTCTGAACGGCAA GAACCACCGGTCGGTGCGCGTGGTGCTGGGGGCACATAACCTGCGTCGGCAAGAGCGGACCCGGCAGACGTTCAGGGTCCAGCGGGTCTTTAAAAACGGCTTCAACCCCTTGCGCCTGGAGAACGACATCGCGGTTCTCCAG CTCAGTAGGATGGCCACCATCAACACCAATGTGCAGGTGGCCCAGCTGCCCGCCCAGGACCAAGGCGTGGGAGAAGGGGTGCAGTGTGTGGCCATGGGCTGGGGCCAGCTGGACACGAACCGGCCACCGCCCCCAGTCCTGCAGCAGCTCAACGTGACCGTGGTGACAGCCCTCTGCCGCCCCTCCAACGTGTGCACCCTGGTGCCAGGCCGGCATGCCGGCATCTGCTTT GGGGACTCCGGCGGGCCCCTGGTCTGCAACAGGCTGGTCCATGGGATCGATTCCTTCATCCGAGGGGGCTGCGGCTCCGGGACCTTCCCAGACGCCTTTGCCTCCGTCGCCAAGTTTGCAGACTGGATCAACTCCATCATCCGCCGCTACGGTGGTGACGATGacggcccctccctccaccctagGGACGCTGCGGGCAGGACCTGCTAG